The window ACCTTCCTCCGCCCACCGGCGGATCCGGTCGGTCACCTCCGGGCTCACCACGACCACCTCTGCACCGACCTCCAGAAGCTGAACCACCTTCCCCTCAGCAAGGGCACCCCCACCCACCACCACGCACCGCCTCCCCCGCACATCCAGCATCACCGGGTAGTACACCGCCTTCATCCCTCCGCCTCGCGCAGGACCGGTTCGGGAACCGGCGGGGAGACCTCGCCGGGGGTCCGCCCATGCGTGGCATACAGGGCCAGTCCCGTGAAGAGCATCCCGCCCACCACGTTCCCCAAGGTGACCGGGATCTGGTTCCATCCCCACCACTCCCCCACCGAAACCGGCGCTCCGGTGAGGATCCCCGCGGGGATCACGAACATGTTCACCACGGAGTGCTCGAAGCCCTGACCGAAAAAGGTCATTATGGGCAGCCACATAGCCGCGATCTTGCCTCCCGTGCTCTGAGAGGTGAACGAGAGGACCACTCCCAGGGTCACCATCCAGTTGCAGAGGACGGCCTTTGTGAAGGCCATCCGCAGGCCCACAAAACCCAGCCGCGCGTATCCCAGAGTCTTCGCTTCCGCCACCGTCGCGAGCATCCTGGCCATCTCGGATCCCGGCGCCACGGTGGCCACGAACAGCGCCGCGTAGGCCATCCCGCCCAGGAGGTTCCCCAGGAACACCCAGCCCCAATTCCGCAGGAGATCTGGGAACCCCGCGCGCCTCTCCAGGACCGCGAGCGGCACGAGCGCGAAGTTTCCCGTCACGAGCTCCAACCCCAGGAGGACGATCATGACGAACCCCACGGGAAAGACAAGGGCTCCCGCCAAGGGGATCCGTGTCTGGAGCTGCGCGGTGAGGGCGAGGGTGGTGGCGAAGCCCAGAAGCGCCCCGGAGAGGAATCCCCGGATCAGCAGGTCCCAGACCCGCAACCGGGCCTTCGTCGCCCCCGCCTGCACCATATTCTGGACGACGCGATCGGGCATCACGTAGGTCATCTCACCCCTCCTCTCCTTCCACCACGACGGGAACCCTCAGTCGTGCCCGGATCTCCTCGAAGCTCCCATAGCGCATGAGGGCCTCCAGGACCGGCTCCAGGGCATCGCACGGGACGTCCTCCAGGAGCTTCAGGGCGGGCGTGGGCCGAGGGCCGCTGCTTCCCCCCACGTATACGTCCACGGCTTCCACCACCTCCTCCCCGATTCGAACCTTCTTGCCCACGAGCCCGATGTCCGCGACCTCGTGGTTCCCGCAGCCCGCGGGGCACCCGGACCAGTGCACGGTCACCGGCCGGCTCACGCGCTCCTGTAGCGAGCGGGCAAGGGCGAGGGCCCGGCGCTTGGTGTCCACGAGGGCGAGGTTGCAGTAGTCCGTGCCCGTGCAGCTCACGAGACCCCGGAGAACAGGGGGAGGGTCTGGAGGGAGTTCCCGCAGGAGGGGTTCCTCGAGGAGGGCGCCAAGCCGGGATTCTGGCACGTGCGGGAGGATGACGTTCTGGCTTGGCGTGAACCGCACCTCTCCTGCTCCGTACCTCTCACTCAACCGCGCAAGCTCCAGCAGCTGCTCGGCCCGCAACCGCCCCACGGGCACGCAGAGCCCCACCGCGTACAGACCGTCCTGTTTTTGCGGGATGATCCCCAGGTGATCGCGGTGGTCGAGCCGGCGGGCATCCCGCCCTGCACGCGGAAGGCGGTACCCCAGGTACTCCTCCACCGCGGCCCGGAAACGTCCCACGCCCCAGGCGTCCAGCAAAAAACTCAGGCGGGCCTTGCCACGGGATTCCCGTGGCCCGTGGTCCCGGAAGACGGCCACGACGGCCGCACACACCTCGGGGGCCTGCTCCCGTGTGACGAACGCGTCCAGCGGCGAAGCGATCCGGTACCCACCGGACCCCATCTTCCCGCCCACCAGCACGTTGAATCCGAGCTGCACGAGTTCACCCTTCTCCCGGACAGCGGGAACCAGGGCCAGATCCTGGGTCTCCGCGTGGGTACAGTTCTCCACACACCCCGTGATGGTCACATTGAACTTCCTCGGCAGGTTCGTGTAGGCGCGGTTCCCCACCACGCGCTCCGTAAACGCGCGCACCACGGGGGAAGCGTCGAAGAGCTCCGTGCGCACCACGCCGGCGAGAGGACACCCCACCACGTTGCGCACGTTGTCCATGCCCGTCTGCAGGGTCGTAAGCCCCACCCGCCGCAGCCGTTCCAGGATCTCGGGCACATCCTCGATCCGGATCCACCGCAGCTGCACCTGTTGGCGGGTGGTGATGTCCGCGATCCCACGTCCCAACTTCTGGCTGATGGTGCCGAGTTCCTGTACCTGCGCGGCGGTGGCCATCCCGTTGGGGATGCGGATGCGCATCATGAAGTACCCGGGTTCACCTTCACTCTGCCGGCGCAGAAAAATGCCGTACCACTTCAGCCGCTCCACGTCGTCCTTGGGGATCCGTTCCCAGCCGAGCGCGGCGAACCGGGGAATGTCCGGGCCCACCTCCAGGCCGTCCTTTTCCGCCTTCAGGCGCTCGATGGCGTTCGTCGGCCGCGTGCGCAGCTCCATAAGGCCTCCCTCCTCGGCAAAAATAGAAGGCCCCAAGCGGAATTCCGCTTGGGGCCTCACGGCCGGCTTTTCAGGCTACAGGGCCTGCGCCCGCAACCGGGCGGGCAAGCCTTTACCCGTGCTTATAGGGCAAACGCCAGGGGGTTGTCAATCCCCTCTGTCGTTTTCATATCGCCGTCCATCCTCCGTCCACCACGAGAACCGCTCCGTTCACGTAGCTGGCCTCCTCGCTCGCCAGGAACAGGGCGACCCGGGCGACCTCCTCCGGCTGGCCCGGACGTGGCAGGTAGGACATCAACCCCATGACCCGCTGCATGGCTTCCGCGTGTGGCTCACCGCCCAACGGAATCCCTGTCTGGATGGCGCCGGGGCAGATGACGTTGCACCGGATGTTCCGAGCCCCGTAGTGCTGGGCGATGTGACGGGTGAGGCCGATGAGGGCGTGCTTGGAGACCGTGTAGGCCACGCCTGCCCGGCCTCCCAGGAACCCCGCCACGGAGGAGATGTTCACGATCACCCCGCCCCCCTGATCCAGCATGTGTCCGAGGGCCCGCCGGCAAAGGAAGAACGGCCCTTCCAGGTTCACGCCCATCACCCGCCTCCACAGGTCCGTGGGCGTCTCCGCCGCCGGCAGGAACCGGTCCATGATCCCCGCGTTGTTGACCAGAACGTCCAGACGGCCGAATTCCCGGATGGCGCTTTCCACCATCCGATCCGCATCCGCCTCCGAAGAGACGTCCCCCACCACCCCCGCTGCCTTCCGCCCCTGCTCCCGGAGGGCTCCCACCGTGGTCTCCACCCGCTCGGCCACGAGGTCCGAGACCACCACCGCGGCTCCTTCTTCGGCGAACAGGACGGCGATGGCCCTTCCGATCCCTGCCCCCGCCCCCGTGATGAGCGCTACCTTTCCCGCAAGCTTCATGGGGCATCCTCCCCACACCGGTTTCCACCTCCAGTGTACCGAAGCCTCCGACGTAGGACACCTTCTTGCCCCACGCTCCCGTTCCGTCTCACCATCAAGGCGTGGATGCATGTTTGGAACCAGATCCCATCCGGAGGCCGGGGCCGTGTCGGATTTCGATTACCAGACCGATGTGCTGATCGTGGGCAGCGGTGCGGCGGGGCTCGTCGGAGCCCTCGTCGTTAAGGAGCACGGCTTCGAACCCCTCATCGTGGAGAAAACCGCGTTCGTGGGGGGAACCACCGCGTGGTCCGGAGGCGGGCTGTGGATTCCCAACAACCCCGTAAGCCGTGCCGCGGGGGTCCAGGATTCTCTAGAAGCTGCTCTCACCTACCTCGACCACGTGGTAGGTGAGGTGGGCCCGGCCTCCTCGCCGGAGCGTCGCAGGGCCTTTCTCGAGTACGGGCCGCGGATGGTGGAATTCCTGCAGCGGCTGGGGTTCCGATGGCGCGCGGCGCGGGGATACCCCGATTATTACCCGGACCGGCCCGGAGCCTCCATCGCGGGTCGCGCCATTGAGGGGGCCATCTTCGATGGTCGGCTGCTGGGGCCCTGGCTCCCCCGTCTCCACCGTCATCCCAGCCTGCCTGCCCTTCCCCTGCACACCAACGAGGCCGCCGCCTTCGCCTTGATGCGGCGGACGCCCCGCGGGATGCTCGCGGCCCTGCGGGTCCTAGGGCGGTGGGCCGCCCATCGCCTCCGCGGTCGCATCCCACTCACCATGGGGCTGTCGCTCGTGGGACAGCTCCTGTGGCTCGTGCTGCAGCGCGGCGTCCCCATCTGGGTGGAGAGCCCTCTCCTGGAGCTCGTGGTGGAGGACGGGCGCGTAGTGGGGGCCGAGGTGCGGCACCACCACCGGTCCGTACGGATCCGGGCCCGTGGGGGTGTGCTCCTCGCGGCCGGCGGCTTCGCGCACAACCAGGAGATGCGGGAACGGTACCACCCGCACCCCATCTCCACCGCATGGACCTCCGCGGCCCCGGCGGATACGGGGGACGCCATCCGGGCGGCCCAGGCCATCGGCGCTGCGGTGGCCCTCATGGACGATGCCTGGTGGGGACCCACCGCCCTCACCCCGCAGGGCCGGCCTCTCTTTCTGTTGTGGGAGCGCTCGCTTCCCTTCTCCCTCATCGTGGACGCAAGCGGACAGCGGTTCATGAACGAGTCCGCTTCCTATGTGGACTGCGGCCACCGGCAGTACGAGCGCCACCGGGAGGTTCCCGCCATCCCCGCCTGGCTCATCATCGATGCGAAGCACCGTCGCTTCTATCCGTTCGGCCTGCTCCCCCCTGGCTTCACCCCTGCCTCCGCCACCGGCCCAGGGTTCCTCGTGCGAGCCTCCGGTCTACACGAGCTGGCACGCCGGTGTGGGATTGATCCCGAGGGTCTCGTGCGCACCGTGGAACGTTTCAACCGAATGGCCCGGACGGGGCGGGACGAGGATTTCCATCGAGGGGAGAGCGCCTACGACAACTACTACGGGGATCCCCGGGTCCGTCCCAATCCCAACCTGGGCCCTCTGGATCGACCCCCGTTCTACGCCACCGCGGTGTATCCCGGGGATCTCGGGACCAAGGGAGGGCTGCTCACGGACGCCTGGGGCCGCGTGCTGCGGGAGGACGGGACTCCCATCGCGGGGCTCTACGCAGCGGGGAACACCAGCGCCTCCGTGATGGGTCGTACCTATCCAGGGCCAGGAGCCACCCTGGGCCCAGCCTGTGTCTTCGCCTACATCTCCATGCTCCACGCCGTCCAGCGTTTGCGATCGAGCGCAGGTCATCTGGATGCCGTTCCGTCTGAGACGATCCCCGGGATGGAATCCTTACCATGAGCGGGCTTTAGGTGGTGGGCGGAGCAGGACTCGAACCTGCGACCCCGTCCTTGTAAGGGACGTGCTCTCCCACTGAGCTATCCGCCCTGGTGCCGGGGGCGGGAGTCGAACCCACACGGCCGTTGGAGGCCAGCGGAGTTTGAGTCCGCCGCGTCTGCCAGTTCCGCCACCCCGGCTCCGCCCTCCAGTATACCGGAGGGCAGGCTTGGCCCGAAGGTGGTGAAGTATTCTTTCAGGAACCTTCGGCGGAGGGGAGGCCAAGTGAAGGCACGCACCGCGAGCTCCACGGCCCCGGCGGGAAGGTGTAGGACGGCCCAGGTCGCCAGCGTCAGAAAGCCCACCCTCCTTCGCTGGGCGGCCACATAGGCTCGATACCGGTCGCGAGCCCACTCCACGGTGCACCGTCCCTCCAGGATCCGCTGGAAGAGCCGCCCGACCAGCCACCCCGCATGCACCGCGGACCGGATCCCCTCGCCCGTGAGGGGGAGACACTGCCCGGCCGCGTCCCCCACACCGAACACGGATCCCACCACGGGATCGCGCACCCCGAACCCGAGGTAGCCGCCGTGACAGCCCTGGGGCTTGAGGCCGAACCGGTGGACGAACCGCTCCAGGTCCTCCCGCACCCGGGTCCGCCCAAGATAGGAGAGCACGCCCAGGCGGACGCGCTCCCCGCAGGGGAACGCCCAGGCGTACCCGTCCGGGAGGATTTCCGGCAAGAAGAAGTGCAGACCCTCCGGGAAAGTGCCCGGGACCTCCGTCTCCAGCCCGAACCCCAGCCAGCGCCGTCGTTGAAAGCCGCCGCCCACAGCTCGGAGAAGGGCGGCCCGCCACCCCGTGCAATCCGCCAACAGCCGCGCCCGGAAGGAGCCGGCCGAGGTGTGCACGGTCGTTCCCTCCACGCCCTGCACGGAAGCCTGCACGAACTCCGCCTCTGTACGGCGCAGGGCCAGCTGGCAGAAGAGGCGGTAATCGAAGGTACAGAAGGGCTCTCCGTGGAGCGGCCAGACGCAGGTGTTCCGGGGCGTGTGCACCACGATCCGGCGGTGAACCTGCAGGATGGCCTCCTCCGCCCCCAGGGCCCGGAGGAGGGAGACAGGGGCGCCGCACGCGGAGGTTTGATGCGCGCCCACGGGGGATCGATCCACCAACAGCACGCGCCCCCGGACCTGTTGCGCCACCGCGAGCCCCGCGAAGGAAGCGCCCGCCACGAGCACGTCGTAGGTCACTTCCCGGGCCTCGCGTACCGGAACTCGAAGGCGCCTCTGTACGGAGGGAGCTCCAGGTGCTCTCGCCGTTCGATCCGGATCTCCAGGCCCAGCCCCCGCAGCCCTTCCACGAGTCCCCCTCGGATGGTCAGGGCGCCCTCCAGGGTGGCCGGATCTCCGATGGCCGCGATCTCATAGGGCGGGGTCAGACGCTGTAGGTTCACCAGGATGGTCCCTCCCACCTGGGAGAAACCGCTGGTGGCGGTGATCCGCTGGCCGTTCACCGCCATGGCCTCCGCCCCCGCGGCCCACAGCTCATTGGCGATCGCCACCAGGTCCTGATACTGGACGAGAACGGGGCCCTGCGGGGGGAGGTTCTTCGGCGCGGAGACCCGCACCACCACACCGGGCCCCGTCACCCGCACGAGTCCCAGTGCCAGACGGAGCTGCTCCACCTGGGCCCGCAGGGAGGCGGCGATGCTCTGACCTTCCGCCTGTGCCCGCTCGTACTGCTCCAATTGGGTCCGGAGCTGCGCCACTTCCGCCTCCAGCCGCCCCCGGACCTCCCGCTCCCGCCGCAGCATGGTGGCCAGGGCGTAGAGGTTTCGGGTGCGGACCTCCGGCGCTTCGGAGACCTTCCGGCCCGCCCGCAGCTGGGCCACCGCGAGGAACCCCATGAGCAGCAGGCTCAGGAAGGCCATGCCCTGGGCCACCTGCGCACGCCCACGTTCTCCCGCTTCCCCACGCACGCTGGCTCCTCCGGGAGGGGTCGGTCTTGCGTTTCGGACGTCTCCCTCACGTGCTCTTAGTGTACCGGGAACCGGGCGCGGAAAGGGAAAGGGCTACAGCTCATCCTCCGTGGACGCGGTGACCACCGTGTGCCTTCCGGACTCATACTCCCGCACGCCCTGCAGCAGGGCCATCCAGGCCAGGGTGGCGCACTTCACCCGCACGGGAAACCTCCGAACCCCCTGCAACGCCACGAGATCCCCCAGACGGCCTTCCTCCGCGGGCCGGCCCTGCATCATCCCCTTGAACTCCTCGATGAGGGCCTTCACCTCCTGCAGGGACTTGCCCCGGACCTGCTCCGTCATCATGGAGGCGGAGGCCTGGCTGATGGAACACCCCCGGCCCTCAAACCGGATGTCCTGGATCACCCCGTCCTCCACCCGGGCGTAGACGCTGATCTCATCCCCGCAGGAGGGGTTGGCTCCCTCGACGACGATGTCTGCGGGCTCCAGCCGCCCCCGATTCCGGGGATGGGTGTAGTGCTCGAGGATGATCTCCCGGTAAAGCTCGTCCAGCATGGGCTACGTCCGCCGCAGGCCGAAGAAGGCCTTGACTTTCTCCAGCCCCCGCACCAGGGCGTCCACGTCCTCCGGCGTGTTGTACAGGTAGACGCTGGCCCGGGTGGTGCTCTGAACGCCCAGCTTCCGGTGCAGGGGCTGGGCACAGTGATGCCCTGCCCGCACACAGATGGCCTCGCTGTCGAGCACCTGGGCCACGTCGTGGGGGTGTACCCCCTCCAGGGTGAAGGCCACCGCTCCCCCTCGGACCTCCGGATCCCGGGGGCCGTAGACGCGTACGCCCTCCACCTCCCCCAGCTGGGCGAGGGCATACCGCACCAGCTGCTTCTCGTGGGCCCGGATGGCCTCCATGCCGATCCCCCGGAGGTAGTCCACGGCCACCCCCAGGGCGATGGCGTCCGCGATGTTCGGAGTCCCCGCCTCGAAACGGTGCGGGGGAGGCTTGTAGGTGGACCGCTCCAGCTCCACCCGCTCGATCATCTCCCCCCCGCCGTGGAAGGGGGGCATGGCCTCCAGGAGCTCCAGGCGGCCCCACAGCACGCCGATCCCCGTGGGACCGCACATCTTGTGCCCGCTGAAGGCCAGGAAGTCGCAGCCGAGTTCCCGCACGTCGACGGGCATGTGCGGCACACTCTGGGCTCCGTCCACCACCACCACGGCGCCCGCCGCGTGGGCCCGATCCGCGATGGCGCGGATGGGATTGATGGTGCCGAGCACGTTGGACTGGTGGGTGACGGCCACGATCCGAGTGCGCTCCGTGAGCAGGCGATCCAGCTGCTCTAGATCCAGGGTCCCATCCTCCCGGAGGGGGAGGATCCTCAGACGCGCGCCCCGTTCCTGGGCCAGCATCTGCCAGGGGACGAGGTTGCTGTGGTGCTCCATCTCCGTCGTCAGGATCTCGTCTCCCTCCCGCACGTGGGCCCGACCGTAGGCATACGCCACCAGGTTGATCCCCTCCGTGGTCCCCCGTACGAAGATGACCTCTTCAGGACGCGCGCCCACGAAGGCCGCCACCTTGGCGCGGGCTTCCTCGTATGCGCAAGTGGCCTGCTCCGCGATGCGGTACAGGCCCCGGTGCACGTTGGCGTTGTAGGTCCGGTAATACTCCGCCAGGGCCTCCAGGACAACCCTGGGTTTCTGCGAGGTGGCGGCGCTGTCCAGGTAAACTAGGGGCTTCCCATCCAGCTCCCGCTGGAGCAAGGGGAAATCCTTTCGGACGTCTGTGGGCAGGGGCATGCCCCCTCCTATTCGTGGATCCGACCGGCGCGCACCCGTGGGGTGGGGTTCACGTACACCTCTTCCCCCTCCACCCGGACCTCATAGGTGGCCACATTGCGGACCGCGGGCAGGGACTTCACCTGCCCCGTGGGGATGTGGAAGCGGGAGCCGTGGCGGGGACACACCGCCATCTCTCCCATCACGGGTCCCTCCGAGAGCCATGCTTCTTCGTGCGTGCACCGGTCGTCAATGGCATAGAACCGGCCCCCGAGATTATAGACCGCAATCCGCCTTCCCGCCACCTCGAAGGCCCGACCCCGACCCGGGGGGATCTCGCTCGTCTTCGCCACCCGCACGAAGGCCTCCCGCTCCCGGCTCATCGTCGGGTCGCCTCCTCCAGCAACGCCCGCAGGGCCGTCACCCGGCCAAGGGGTGCTTCCGCCCCCATCTTCCGCGCCACAAGCTGCTCCAGATGCAGCCGGAGGTCCTCCAGGGGCAGGCGGTCCAGTACCTCGCTGAAGAACCCTTCCACCATCATGTGCACCGCCTGCTGCCGGGTGAGGCCCCGGGTCTGCAGGTAGAACACGTGCTGCTCGTCCAGACGGCTCACCGCGGAGCCGTGCGTGCACCGGAGGTCGTTGGCCATGATCTCCAGCTCCGGCTTGCTGTCCGCCCGGGCCTCCGGGGAGAGAAGGAGGTTGCGGTTTGACTGAAAGGCGTTGGTACGCTGGGCCCCCGGGTGCACCCGGATGAGCCCCGCGAAGATGGACCGGGCCGCGTCCAGCACCGCGTTCTTGTACAGGAGGTCGCTGGTGGTGTGCGGGGCGAAGTGCTCCTGCAGGGTGTGGTAGTCGTAGTGCTGGCGATCCGCGGCAAAGAAGGCGCCCAACATCTCGCTGGACCCACCCGGTCCCCGGAGGTGCACCTGCACGAAGTCCTTCACCACGTTCCCCCCGAAGGCACCCACAAGACTGGCCAGGCTCGCATCCCGGCCCACCTCCGTCCGGATCACCCCGAACTCCCGGACCTCGGGGCCCCACTCCTGGACGCTGGCGTGCCGCAGTCGGCTCGCGTTGCCCAGCACCACCTCCGCGGCGAGGTTGACGATCCCCCCGGCGTCGGAACGGGATCGCCAGAACTGTACGAGGGTGGCCTGCGCACCCTCTTCCAGGATCACCAGCACGTGGGGGAACAGCGCGATCCCCGCTCCTTCCAGCCACTCCACGCACACGAAAGGCTTGGACACCTCCACGTTCCGCGGCACGTACAACACCATCCCGCCGCTCAAGTAGGCCGCGTGCTGGGCGGTGAACTTGCTCTCCTCCGGGGGGACCACGGAGCCCAGGAACCGCTCGAGGAGCTCCGGGTGCTCCCGGACCGCGGTGCGCAGGTCCGCGAAGATCACGCCCTTCCTCCGCAGGTCAGGATCCAACGCCACGAGGAGGGGGGCACCGTTCCGGTTGACCACGGTCCCGGACCGATCCCCCACCACCGCCAGGGTGTCGGCGACCTCCGGCGGAAGGGGTGCGTGGGTGGCCTCCTCCACCGCGGGCCGGAGCTCCTCCCGGAACAGCCATTCCGGGGGCGTGCGTCGCCACGCCTCCTCCGTGGGACCGGGGAGGGACAAGGTTTCGAATGCGCGCAGGGCCCGGGCGCGAAGCCTCCACAACCACCCGGGATCTGCCCAGACCTCGGAGAGCGCCTGAACCACCGTCTCGCTCATCCCACGGAGCCCTCCATCTCCAGGGCGATGAGCCGGTTCAGCTCCACCGCGTACTCCAGGGGCAGCTCCTTGGCGATGGGCTCGATGAAGCCCCGCACGATCATGTTCATCGCCTCGTCCTCCCGGATCCCGCGGCTCATGAGGTAGAACAGCTGCTCGTCGCTCACCTTGGACACCGTGGCCTCGTGGGTGATCTGGACGTCCTCCTCGTCGATCTCCATGGTGGGGTAGGTGTCCGAGCGGGAGCGGTCGTCCAGGATGAGGGCGTCGCACCGGACCGCGCACTTGCTGCCCTTGGCGCCCTTGTACACTTTCACCAGGCCCCGGTAGCCGGCGCGCCCACCGTCCTTGCTGATGGACTTGCTCACGATGGACGACTGGGTGTAGGGGGCTGCATGGATGACCTTGCCGCCCGGATCCTGGTGCTGGCCCGCACCCGCGAAGGCCACGGACAGGATCTCCCCCTTCGCCCCCGGCTCCACCAGGTACACGGAGGGGTACTTCATGGTGATCTTGCTGTTGTGCACCACGAAGCCGTTGGCCACGAAGTTGTGGGTGCCGTCGATCTCGAGGTCCCAGGTGTCCTCCACGCCCGCGGGTTCGATCTCCGCCACCGGCGAGAAGTGCACGGGGTGGGTGAAGGGCTGGTCGCCGAAGTAAAGGAAGTAGTGCACGTACTCGCGGGCATCCCTGCCCAGAGGCTTGCGCTCCACCCGACTCCACCGGGAGATCTTCCGGGCGTCCAGCCCGCAGGAGATCGCCAGCGCCTTCACGTCTTCCAGGAGGGCACGGCTCACACTGGTGACGGACAGGTTCTTGTGTCCCTTCCGCCGGTAGCCGTCACCTGCGAGGTAGCCCTCCAGGAAGGCCAGCCGCTGGGCCTTGGGGAGGCGGTAGACCCACTGGGGGACCCGCTTCTCCGCGGCGCGTCCCGCCAGCCCGCGGGCCCGGAACCACTCCACCAGGTCCACGGAGTTCACCCGGACCGCGTTGCCGTGGGGCCGCGCCTCGACGCCGAACAGGGACCGCAACAGCTCCACGAGCCGCCCGTACGCCCGATCGCCCTCGGGCACCGCGAAGCACACCCGGGAGCCGTCCAGGTACCCGTCTGCCAGGTACAGGCCCAGAACCCACAGGAGATCCTCGGTGCTCTCGGTCGGCAGCCGGACTTCCTTCATGCCCCGACGTGCCAAGGGCTCAAACACCGCCGGCCGCCCGCTGTCCGGCACGTCACCGGCGATGGCCACCCAGTCCCCGGGCTGGAGCTGGTCCAGCCGGGCCCAGGTCAGGAAGGCGTGGCGGCCCTCTCGACGCAGGGTCAGGAACGGGTGGTTTGCGGTGGCCCGGATCTCCCGGTGGTTCGCCGTGCGCAGCCGGAACACCGGCTGCCGACCGCTGTACCGCTTGGCGAGCACCTTCCGCCGCACCAGGTTCAGCTCCGCGTCCACGGTGTACACCGTGTCTCCTGGCTCCACCTGCGCGATGGGCTTCACGTCGTTGTTCAGGAGCACCCGGGCGTCGGAGGTCAGGCAGCCCAGATTCCCGTCGACCCACTCCATGGTGGCGTCCCGGTAGGCCACGGCGCGCTTGGTGACCAGGTTGTAGACGTTCTTGGACCAGTTCTGGATGGTGGTGTACCGGCAGCGGGCTCCCTCCTTCACGATGATCTCCACCACCGCGCTGTGCAGGGAGTCGGTGGTGTAGATGGGGGCCGTACAGCCCTCCACGTAGTGGACGTAGGCCCCCCGCTCCACGATGATGAGGGTCCGCTCGAACTGTCCCACGTTCTCCGCGTTGATCCGGAAGTAGGCCTGCAGGGGGATGTCCACCTTCACCCCTTCCGGCACGTAGATGAAGGATCCTCCAGACCACACCGCGGAGTTCAGGGCCGCGAACTTGTTGTCCTCCGGAGGTACCACGGTGCCGAAGTACTCCCGCACGAGGTCCGGGTACTTCTTCACCGCGGTGTCCGTGTCCACGAAGATGACCCCGAGCTTCTCCCATTCCTCCTTCAGGCGGTGGTAGACCACCTCGGACTCGTACTGGGCGCCTACCCCCGCCAGGAACTTCCGCTCCGCCTCCGGGATGCCCAACCGCTCGTAGGTGTCCTTGATCTCCGGCGGGAGGTCGTCCCAGCTGCGGGCCTGCCGGTCTGTGGGCTTGATGTAGTAGTAGATGTTGTCGAAGTCGATGCCCGAGAGGTCCGGGCCCCAGGTGGGCATGGGCTTCTTGAGGAAGACCTCCAGGCTGTGCAGCCGGAAGGCCCGCATCCAGTCCGGCTCGCCCTTGAGGTAGGAGATCTCCTCCACCACCTCCCGGCTCAAGCCCTTGCGGGACTTGAACACGTAGTTCTCGGGCATCCGGAAGCCCCACTTGTACTGGTCCAGGTCGATGCCGAGCGGGTTCGCAGCCGCCATGGTCCACCTCCTCTCAGTGCGCCACCCAGAACACCTTACCTGCGCGGCGGACCGGCTGGTCGCCGGGGGTCGCCGCGGCCACCTCCGCGAACTGCGCCTGCAGCCCCTCGTAGCCCGTCTGCTCCAGCTCGTCCGCCAGCTCCGGACCTCCGGAGATGACGATGCGCCCGTCAAGCATCACGTGCACGTGATGGGGGCGGACGTACTGGAGAATCCGGGAGTAGTGGGTGATGAGCACGATCCCCATGTTGCCCTGGGCCTGCTCGAACAGCCGGTTGATGTTCTCCGCCACCACCCGGACCGCGTCGATGTCGAGTCCAGAGTCCGTCTCG is drawn from Armatimonadota bacterium and contains these coding sequences:
- a CDS encoding cysteine desulfurase, producing MPLPTDVRKDFPLLQRELDGKPLVYLDSAATSQKPRVVLEALAEYYRTYNANVHRGLYRIAEQATCAYEEARAKVAAFVGARPEEVIFVRGTTEGINLVAYAYGRAHVREGDEILTTEMEHHSNLVPWQMLAQERGARLRILPLREDGTLDLEQLDRLLTERTRIVAVTHQSNVLGTINPIRAIADRAHAAGAVVVVDGAQSVPHMPVDVRELGCDFLAFSGHKMCGPTGIGVLWGRLELLEAMPPFHGGGEMIERVELERSTYKPPPHRFEAGTPNIADAIALGVAVDYLRGIGMEAIRAHEKQLVRYALAQLGEVEGVRVYGPRDPEVRGGAVAFTLEGVHPHDVAQVLDSEAICVRAGHHCAQPLHRKLGVQSTTRASVYLYNTPEDVDALVRGLEKVKAFFGLRRT
- a CDS encoding non-heme iron oxygenase ferredoxin subunit encodes the protein MSREREAFVRVAKTSEIPPGRGRAFEVAGRRIAVYNLGGRFYAIDDRCTHEEAWLSEGPVMGEMAVCPRHGSRFHIPTGQVKSLPAVRNVATYEVRVEGEEVYVNPTPRVRAGRIHE
- the sufD gene encoding Fe-S cluster assembly protein SufD — encoded protein: MSETVVQALSEVWADPGWLWRLRARALRAFETLSLPGPTEEAWRRTPPEWLFREELRPAVEEATHAPLPPEVADTLAVVGDRSGTVVNRNGAPLLVALDPDLRRKGVIFADLRTAVREHPELLERFLGSVVPPEESKFTAQHAAYLSGGMVLYVPRNVEVSKPFVCVEWLEGAGIALFPHVLVILEEGAQATLVQFWRSRSDAGGIVNLAAEVVLGNASRLRHASVQEWGPEVREFGVIRTEVGRDASLASLVGAFGGNVVKDFVQVHLRGPGGSSEMLGAFFAADRQHYDYHTLQEHFAPHTTSDLLYKNAVLDAARSIFAGLIRVHPGAQRTNAFQSNRNLLLSPEARADSKPELEIMANDLRCTHGSAVSRLDEQHVFYLQTRGLTRQQAVHMMVEGFFSEVLDRLPLEDLRLHLEQLVARKMGAEAPLGRVTALRALLEEATRR